The window aagcccttcccacactcagggcagctgaagggtctctcccctgtgtggacccgctggtgcttcagTCTGTCGGACGAATTGCTGAAGGCtttcctgcactcggggcaggtgaagggcttctccctggtgtggacccgccggtgggtcagcaaggTGGAGGcgtgggtaaagcccttcccacactcggggcagctgaagggcttctcccccgtgtggacccgctggtgctttAGCCtgtcggaggaattgctgaaggctttcccgcactcggggcagctgaagggcctctcccccgtgtggacccgctggtgccccagcagggcggaggaattgctaaacaccttcccacactcagggcagctgaagggcctctcccctgtgtggatccGCTGATGcctcagcagggctgaggaattgctgaaggccttcctgcattcGGTGCAAAGGAACGGCCTTTCCccggtgtggacctgctggtgggtcagcagactggaggcctgggtaaagcccttcccgcatttggggcagctgaagggtctctgccctgtgtggacccgttggtgcttcagcaggtcagaggaattgctgaaggccttactgCACTCTGTgcaggggaacggcctctccccggtgtgagtgcgccgatgagtctccagggcagacgggaaatggaaacttttcccacagtcaccacacttaCATGGTTTCTCTACGGGGCAGGATCCgtcaggtttctccatggccaaaaCTTCAGCTGCGCACAAACATGTGGAGAGCCCCTCCCTGCcatgaattcctctttccaggtcaTATAACTATTTCTGGCTCCGCACTCCGTGCACTGCAACCATacggtctctcatccagtcccactaaTTCTGAAAACATATCGAagcaggaaccaaaaagctttgctccttctcacagaatcacagtcgaAAATTGTTGTGTTCCcaatggattgagtgactgtcagacattgacatcaaagtgaggactgcagacactggacactcagtgttgaaaagtgcagtgcaggaaaagcacagcaggtcaggcagcatgcaaagagcaggagagtcgatgtttcaagcataagcccttcatctgttgatttttgaaacttctgtcttcagatcttcaaaatctctgttaaaaaaaattacgaaagtcatcactgtcagtgcagggtagaaattcagaacaagcaactcTCCTTTCTGCAGAAcgttcttttcttttgttattccacaaaattgaaagcatcatcccactctcactctcagtccccctctgttctcactccactctaattctcctgaaggtgctgattcaggatcttacaggtgcagaaaagcaaaaatgtcaagactgacatctctctgaattttggatagctccacctgaaagttagttTCTTTCCCAACACTGGAATACTGCTgtgagtgagcaggtctgattttgggaagcagtTTCTTGACGAACAATGAGACACGAAATGGTTAACGTCCCCAGGAAGGGGGAGAAAACAAGACATCAAGGTATTGACACCGACACCAGAGAGAAAGtgaacatgccgaccagatatccagaaTCAATCTAGGcctatttgtcagcacttggcctatattcctttaaccccttcctattcatatacccatccagatgccttttaaatgttgtgattgtaccagcctccaccacttcctctagcagcttgttccttacacacactgccctctgaatgaaaaatttgccccttatgtcccttttaaaccttcccttccccaccccaccctgaaCCTATTACCCTTGCTTTCTGGAGTATCCCAtctcaaggaaaagaccttgactatttgcCCTATCCACGTCTCTCATGGTTTTATCAACTTCAGCCTCCAGCGCACAAGGGGAAACAGCCGCAGTCTGCTTGgcctctccctatcactcaaaccctccaaccctggcaacatccttgtaaatcctttctgaaccctttcaagtttcacaacatccttctgataggactgagaccagaacagcacacaacattccaaaagtggctatgGTTCTGCTGAACAATGGCAATTTAATTCCAAAATATTAATTTCTTCATGAGAAGGAAATAATTGGCATTGTAGCTGTAAGAGGTCTCTTGCAGAAGAGTGAAGAACCAAGTGAGAGAACTTTCCATTAAAATGGAGAGGAACAGAGGTGATTCTGAGACTGGGGACTTATATCTAAAGCAAGGAAATTACAATGGCAGAGGCACAAACCGGCCACAACAAATGAGGGAACATTATCGAAAGAAATGACAAATATTTaaacagcacctggaggaactgCAACAGTTGTCCATTCCTGTCTGAAAAAATAAAACACAGAAGGTGACACAGCCACGGCTAACAAGGGACATGATGGATAGGACGAGATCCAAAGAAGTGGCGTACAAATTGGCTAAAAATAAAGTACCAGATCTGAAGACTGGGAGCAGTTCCGGTTTCAACAAAAGGATTGATCAAAAGGGGAAAATGGGTATgtgaagacaaaaaaaaaattagagaAAACAATAACAACTATAACAGGCAAAGTTCTCATGTggaacaaagagatggcagaccaATTAACCACATATGTTGCTTCTATCATCACAAAGGAGGACACAGGTAACATCCCCAAAATGTTGGGGAACACATGGTCCACTGAGaggagaaatgaaggaaatgagtagttgtggggaaatggtgttggggCAATTGATAGGATTAAAAGTTTACAAATCCCGGCAAATCCGGGAGCTGATCTTAGCAGAactatttaatggtaaggtcctacggagtgttgctgaacaaagtgaccttggagtgcaggttcatagctccttgaaagtagagttgcagatagataggatagtgaagaagatatttggtatgctttcctttatcagtcagaatattgatacaggagttgggaggtcatgttgcagctgtatatgacattggttcggtcacttttggaatattgcacgcaattgtatgaaacttgaaagggttcagaaaagatttacaaggatgatgccagggttgagggatttgagctatagggagaagttaaaCAGTCTGGTGGTTTTCCGTGGAGAGTCGaacactgaggggtgactttataaaggtttataaaatgatgaggtgcacggatagaataaatagacaaagtcttctctctggggtgggggagccgatatgcaatgagctgccggaggaagtggaggaggcgagtgtaattccaacatttaaaaggcatctggatgggtatatgaataggaagagttcggagggatatgggccggtgctgGCTCAAGTTAACCCTCCTCCTGTTTTGAATTTCAAATCTATCTTCATCATGTCTTTCCTCCACTCCTGgcgttctcttttctcctgtctaCAAACTGAAAATAACATCAACACATCAATGCTCTCCTGGTCACTGCGATCTTGGAAGTACCCAGTTTCTGATCAGATTCATTCACCTCAAATTCACAGTCCGCCTTCGTGTCATTCTagatctgtctctccctccctcccactcccttttCCTGTTTTAAGGACACACAGACCAAGCTCAGGGACAGGTCTCAGTGAAATGAGGAAATTCAAGTTGAATGACACCAACTGTCATTTCTCTCCCGGAAATGACGGTTAATGGTGCCCTCACCAAGATGGCCGCCCGCGCTCCCCGCCCAAAGTCAACATGCGCCTTATCCCTACAATGATGGCGCCCTGTTGCCCGGGCAACACGAGAGCTCCTCCGGTGGTGAAGTGGACCTGGGGAGGTTTTATTCACGGCCTCAGGCCTCCCCcgaggagtttataaactccccagtctccctcctcccgcggtttccaatcctaccctgtctcactgtctcctctccccgggATGT of the Chiloscyllium punctatum isolate Juve2018m chromosome 36, sChiPun1.3, whole genome shotgun sequence genome contains:
- the LOC140460277 gene encoding uncharacterized protein, whose translation is MEKPDGSCPVEKPCKCGDCGKSFHFPSALETHRRTHTGERPFPCTECSKAFSNSSDLLKHQRVHTGQRPFSCPKCGKGFTQASSLLTHQQVHTGERPFLCTECRKAFSNSSALLRHQRIHTGERPFSCPECGKVFSNSSALLGHQRVHTGERPFSCPECGKAFSNSSDRLKHQRVHTGEKPFSCPECGKGFTHASTLLTHRRVHTREKPFTCPECRKAFSNSSDRLKHQRVHTGERPFSCPECGKGFAQASTLLAHQRVHTGELAIHLLSVWEGIHPLFPPAEAPASSHAMAGGLKEQWQSPIIDWAPGFESHRGRWRNWNSVRSLEFGI